A region from the Streptomyces lydicus genome encodes:
- a CDS encoding MFS transporter, translating to MSTPARTAGKVPDADAPDPRRWMALIVASVATLMVVLDVSIVNIALPQAQSDLAMGDANRQWMITAYALAFGGLLLLGGRIADFAGRKRILTLGLLGFAAASMLGGLASNPGTLFTARALQGAFAALLAPAALSLITVAFTDPKERAKAFGIFGAFQGGGGAVGLLLGGVLTEYAGWRWCMYINVPIALTVALAARRFVRESRAAGDRHYDLPGTLLVTGGLVALVYGFTQAADGGGWTAPATVILLAAAVLLLTAFVLVERRTAHPLLPLRVVMERNRAGVFLANLLIGAGMFGMNLFMTYFLQVNLHYTPLQAGIAFLPFSAGIIATTTLGPPLVTRFGPKPLMVAGTVLATAGLLWLTRLDTASAYTGEVLPAQILVSAGVGLFFLAGPNVALSGVDPRDAGVASAALTTSQQIGAALGPALLNTLYLAAVTGYLDPRTPAGDEASRALQLQGFLHGYHIAFIVAGALLAAAVLALTLLVKTSKTPADTQPTAPVPTH from the coding sequence ATGTCTACTCCCGCTCGCACCGCCGGGAAGGTCCCGGATGCGGATGCGCCGGATCCGCGCCGGTGGATGGCGCTGATCGTCGCGTCGGTCGCCACCCTCATGGTCGTGCTCGATGTGTCCATCGTGAACATCGCGCTGCCGCAGGCGCAGAGCGACCTCGCGATGGGCGACGCGAACCGCCAGTGGATGATCACCGCCTACGCACTCGCCTTCGGAGGACTGCTGCTCCTCGGCGGGCGCATCGCCGACTTCGCCGGACGCAAGCGCATCCTCACCCTCGGGCTGCTGGGCTTCGCAGCAGCCTCCATGCTCGGCGGCCTGGCGTCCAACCCGGGCACCCTGTTCACCGCACGCGCCCTGCAAGGCGCCTTCGCCGCACTCCTGGCACCCGCGGCGCTCTCCCTCATCACCGTTGCCTTCACCGACCCCAAAGAACGCGCCAAGGCATTCGGAATCTTCGGTGCGTTCCAGGGCGGCGGAGGAGCCGTCGGGCTTCTCCTGGGCGGCGTCCTCACCGAGTACGCGGGCTGGCGCTGGTGCATGTACATCAACGTCCCCATCGCCCTGACCGTCGCTCTCGCCGCCCGCCGCTTCGTCAGGGAGAGCCGCGCCGCGGGCGACCGGCACTACGACCTTCCCGGCACTTTGCTGGTGACCGGCGGGCTGGTCGCCCTCGTCTACGGCTTCACCCAGGCCGCCGACGGCGGAGGCTGGACAGCTCCCGCCACCGTGATCCTCCTGGCGGCCGCCGTCCTGCTGCTGACCGCGTTCGTGCTCGTGGAACGCCGCACCGCCCACCCCCTGCTGCCGCTGCGGGTAGTCATGGAACGCAACCGTGCCGGAGTGTTCCTGGCCAACCTCCTCATCGGTGCCGGCATGTTCGGCATGAACCTCTTCATGACGTACTTCCTCCAGGTCAACCTCCACTACACCCCGCTCCAGGCCGGCATCGCCTTCCTGCCCTTCAGCGCCGGGATCATCGCCACCACCACACTCGGCCCGCCCCTGGTCACCCGCTTCGGCCCCAAGCCCCTGATGGTCGCCGGCACCGTCCTGGCCACCGCAGGACTGCTCTGGCTCACCCGCCTGGACACCGCCTCCGCCTACACCGGGGAGGTCCTGCCGGCCCAGATCCTCGTGAGTGCGGGCGTGGGCCTGTTCTTCCTGGCAGGCCCCAACGTCGCGCTGTCCGGCGTCGATCCGCGCGACGCCGGAGTGGCCAGCGCCGCACTCACCACCAGCCAGCAGATCGGCGCGGCCCTCGGCCCGGCACTCCTCAACACCCTCTACCTCGCCGCCGTCACCGGCTACCTCGACCCCCGCACCCCGGCCGGCGACGAAGCATCCCGCGCCCTGCAGCTTCAGGGCTTCCTGCACGGCTACCACATCGCGTTCATCGTCGCCGGTGCCCTCCTGGCCGCAGCCGTCCTCGCCCTGACCCTCCTGGTGAAGACATCCAAGACCCCCGCAGACACACAGCCCACCGCCCCCGTCCCCACCCACTGA
- a CDS encoding SAM-dependent methyltransferase, with the protein MNDPTREAQAPAEAARFWENLYRGKDAVWKGDPNPVLAETAAQLTPPGRALDLGCGEGGDTVWLAIHGWQVTAVDIAPTALRRVTQHAARAGVADRVKPQQHDLAETFPTGTFDLVSAQYLQTPYHLPRADVLRQAAHALAPGGLLLIVDHGSVRPWAWNTDPDTRFPRPEEIFDELALEAAQFTAARLASPEREATGPDGRKATVTDTVVAARRS; encoded by the coding sequence ATGAACGACCCCACCCGAGAAGCTCAGGCCCCTGCCGAGGCGGCACGGTTCTGGGAGAACCTCTACCGCGGCAAGGACGCCGTGTGGAAGGGCGACCCCAACCCGGTGCTCGCCGAAACCGCCGCACAGCTCACCCCGCCCGGACGGGCCCTGGACCTGGGCTGCGGCGAAGGCGGCGACACCGTCTGGCTCGCGATCCACGGCTGGCAGGTCACCGCCGTCGACATCGCCCCCACCGCACTGCGACGCGTCACCCAGCACGCAGCCCGCGCAGGCGTCGCCGACCGCGTGAAGCCCCAGCAGCACGACCTCGCCGAAACCTTTCCCACCGGGACGTTCGACCTCGTCAGCGCCCAGTACCTCCAGACCCCCTACCACCTGCCCCGCGCCGACGTGCTGCGCCAGGCCGCCCACGCCCTCGCCCCCGGCGGGCTCCTCCTCATCGTCGACCACGGCTCGGTGCGCCCCTGGGCCTGGAACACCGACCCCGACACCCGCTTCCCCCGCCCCGAGGAAATCTTCGACGAACTCGCCCTGGAAGCAGCCCAGTTCACTGCCGCCCGCCTGGCATCCCCCGAGCGCGAGGCGACCGGCCCGGACGGCCGGAAAGCAACCGTGACCGACACCGTCGTCGCCGCCCGGCGTAGCTGA
- a CDS encoding alkene reductase, with protein sequence MADLFEPVTVGKWTLNNRIVMAPMTRNRATPDGVPTDLMATYYGQRATAGLIITEGVQPSTVGQGYMNSPGLHTPAQTAAWRTVADAVHQHGGRIVAQIMHAGRISHPDNKHHAETVAPSAIAAPGEMFTATGPQPHPTPRALGTDEIPSVIDEYAHAARAAVDAGLDGIELHAANGYLLHQFLAPNTNQRTDSYGGTPEARARFVIEVAQAVSDAIGSERVGIRISPAINLHGAIEDNADDTAATYRTLVDALSAMGLAYLHTIGDPTTPLIEDLTHRFAGPRLVSNGWDPVTDAAIAQALLDNDQADLVAVGRAFIANPDLVQRWQTQAPLNQPDVNTFYGGDHRGYTDYPAAQGLAGERRFGLGPVHHRHASGHRPRHRADRALADDQSGYSALRDRSS encoded by the coding sequence ATGGCAGACCTCTTCGAGCCGGTGACCGTCGGCAAGTGGACACTGAACAACCGCATCGTCATGGCACCCATGACCCGCAACCGCGCCACCCCCGACGGCGTACCGACCGACCTCATGGCCACCTACTACGGCCAGCGAGCCACCGCCGGGCTGATCATCACCGAAGGCGTGCAGCCCAGCACCGTGGGCCAGGGGTACATGAACTCACCCGGCCTGCACACCCCCGCCCAGACCGCCGCCTGGCGCACCGTCGCCGACGCCGTCCACCAGCACGGCGGGCGCATCGTCGCGCAGATCATGCACGCCGGACGCATCTCACACCCCGACAACAAGCACCACGCCGAAACCGTCGCCCCCAGCGCCATCGCCGCACCCGGCGAGATGTTCACCGCCACCGGCCCCCAACCCCACCCCACCCCCCGCGCACTGGGCACTGACGAAATCCCCTCTGTCATCGACGAATACGCCCACGCCGCACGGGCCGCCGTCGACGCCGGACTCGACGGCATCGAGCTCCACGCCGCCAACGGCTACCTGCTCCACCAGTTCCTCGCCCCCAACACCAACCAGCGCACCGACTCCTACGGCGGCACCCCCGAGGCACGCGCCCGCTTCGTCATCGAGGTCGCCCAGGCCGTCTCCGACGCCATCGGCAGCGAACGCGTCGGCATCCGCATCTCACCCGCCATCAACCTCCACGGCGCCATCGAGGACAACGCGGACGACACCGCCGCCACCTACCGCACGCTCGTGGACGCCCTCTCCGCCATGGGCCTGGCCTACCTGCACACCATCGGAGACCCCACCACGCCCCTCATCGAGGACCTCACCCACCGCTTCGCCGGCCCTCGCCTCGTCAGCAACGGCTGGGACCCGGTCACTGACGCTGCCATCGCCCAGGCCCTCCTCGACAACGACCAGGCTGACCTCGTCGCTGTCGGCCGCGCCTTCATCGCGAACCCCGACCTCGTTCAGCGCTGGCAGACCCAGGCACCCCTGAACCAGCCCGACGTGAACACGTTCTACGGCGGCGACCACCGCGGTTACACCGACTACCCGGCCGCCCAAGGTCTCGCAGGGGAGCGCCGGTTCGGCCTCGGGCCTGTTCACCACCGCCATGCATCTGGGCATCGCCCTCGGCACCGCGCTGACCGCGCCCTTGCGGATGACCAGAGTGGTTACTCAGCGCTACGTGACCGTTCGTCGTAG
- a CDS encoding XdhC family protein has translation MLDIAEELHRWVGQGRDFAVATVVATHGSAPRRPGAALAVDSDGTAIGSVSGGCVEGAVYELCQEALRTGEPVLERFGYSDEDAFAVGLTCGGVIDILVQPVSAGGRSAGSQAPGEPADGTAHTLAAGLAAAATGEAAALARIIDGPAELRGRALLVRPDGSHTGTLGGHPALDRTALAQTRALLDAGRTTTVEIGSGPAPGDGARGEGAEQPGGNQPGGDQPYGEQCGRPVLLLVESSVPAPRMIVFGAIDFASALVKVGKFLNYHVTVCDARPVFATRTRFPDADEIVVDWPHRYLDSQDLDARTVLCVLTHDAKFDVPLLERALKLPVAYVGAMGSRRTHLDRLRRLRDTGLTELELNRLRSPIGLDLGARTPEETALSIAAEIVANRRGGTGVPLTGAHTPIHHDTARRVGRIGSVA, from the coding sequence ATGCTGGACATCGCCGAAGAGCTGCACCGGTGGGTCGGGCAGGGCCGCGACTTCGCGGTGGCCACCGTGGTGGCCACGCACGGCAGCGCGCCCCGCCGGCCCGGAGCCGCCCTGGCCGTCGACAGTGACGGCACGGCGATCGGGTCGGTCTCCGGCGGATGTGTGGAGGGGGCGGTGTACGAACTGTGCCAGGAGGCGCTGCGGACCGGCGAGCCGGTACTGGAGCGCTTCGGCTACAGCGACGAGGATGCCTTCGCCGTGGGCCTGACCTGCGGCGGCGTCATCGACATCCTCGTCCAGCCGGTATCCGCGGGCGGGCGCTCCGCGGGCAGCCAGGCGCCGGGAGAGCCGGCGGACGGCACCGCCCACACGCTCGCCGCCGGGCTGGCCGCCGCCGCCACGGGGGAGGCGGCGGCCCTCGCCCGGATCATCGACGGCCCTGCCGAGCTCCGCGGCCGTGCCCTGCTGGTCCGCCCCGACGGCAGCCACACCGGCACCCTCGGCGGCCACCCCGCCCTCGACCGCACCGCGCTCGCACAGACCCGCGCCCTGCTGGACGCCGGGCGCACCACCACGGTCGAGATCGGGTCGGGCCCGGCACCCGGGGACGGCGCCCGGGGCGAGGGCGCGGAGCAGCCGGGTGGGAATCAGCCGGGTGGGGACCAGCCGTACGGGGAGCAGTGCGGCAGGCCTGTCCTTCTCCTCGTCGAATCCTCCGTCCCCGCGCCCCGCATGATCGTCTTCGGCGCGATCGACTTCGCCTCCGCGCTGGTCAAGGTCGGCAAGTTCCTCAACTACCACGTCACGGTCTGCGACGCCCGCCCCGTCTTCGCCACCCGCACCCGCTTCCCGGACGCCGACGAGATCGTCGTCGACTGGCCGCACCGCTACCTGGACTCCCAAGACCTCGATGCCCGCACGGTGCTGTGCGTGCTGACCCACGACGCCAAGTTCGACGTCCCGCTGCTGGAGCGGGCACTCAAGCTCCCGGTCGCCTACGTCGGCGCGATGGGCTCCCGCCGCACCCACCTGGACCGCCTGCGGCGGCTGCGTGACACCGGCCTGACCGAACTCGAACTCAACCGCCTGCGCTCGCCCATCGGCCTCGACCTCGGCGCCCGCACCCCCGAGGAGACCGCACTGTCCATCGCCGCCGAAATCGTCGCCAACCGCCGCGGCGGCACCGGCGTACCGCTGACCGGCGCGCACACCCCCATCCACCACGACACGGCCCGTCGGGTGGGGCGGATCGGGTCGGTGGCGTGA
- a CDS encoding NCS2 family permease yields the protein MTQQSTEPRTTAEDAGAGSRQPAGRSWLDRYFHISDRGSTLAQEVRGGITTFMAMCYILLLNPLILSTPDVEKNTLAHAGVVTATALAAAVSTLLMGFIGKVPLALAAGLNVSATLTAQVVPHMTWPQAMGMCVVYGVVICLLVVTGLREMIMNAIPLALKHAITMGIGMFVALLGLVKAGFVGKGEGGPVTLGLTGQLSGWPVLFFCVTLLLIFMLQARKVSGAILIGIVAGSVLSIAATRIGGLTAKDWGGTPPELSGGAVAMPDFGLFGHVEFGGWGSIGALSVGMIVFTLVLAGFFDAMATIIGVGTEAKLADDQGRMPGLSKALFVDGAGGAIGGVAGASGQTVFIESASGVGEGARTGLSSVVTGLLFAACLFFTPVTQLVPAQVASAALVVIGSMMMSAAGHVDWRDRSVSIPVFLTVALMPFTYSITAGVGGGVIAYVAIKAAQGKWREIGGFMWVLAAIFVVYFSLHPIEQWLGVK from the coding sequence ATGACCCAGCAGTCCACCGAGCCGAGGACCACGGCGGAAGACGCGGGCGCCGGCTCGCGCCAGCCCGCCGGCCGGTCCTGGCTCGACCGGTACTTCCACATCTCCGACAGAGGATCGACGCTTGCGCAAGAGGTGCGCGGCGGCATCACCACCTTCATGGCGATGTGCTACATCCTCCTGCTCAACCCGCTGATCCTGTCGACCCCGGACGTGGAGAAGAACACCCTCGCGCATGCGGGGGTGGTCACCGCGACCGCGCTGGCCGCGGCTGTCTCCACGCTGCTGATGGGCTTCATCGGCAAGGTACCGCTGGCCCTGGCAGCCGGCCTGAACGTCTCCGCCACACTGACCGCCCAGGTCGTCCCGCACATGACCTGGCCGCAGGCGATGGGCATGTGTGTGGTCTACGGCGTGGTGATCTGCCTCCTGGTGGTCACCGGCCTCCGCGAGATGATCATGAACGCCATCCCGCTGGCGCTCAAGCACGCCATCACCATGGGCATCGGCATGTTCGTCGCCCTTCTGGGGCTGGTGAAGGCCGGTTTCGTGGGCAAGGGCGAGGGCGGCCCCGTCACCCTGGGCCTGACCGGGCAGCTGTCCGGCTGGCCGGTCCTGTTCTTCTGCGTCACCCTGCTGCTGATCTTCATGCTGCAGGCCCGCAAGGTGTCCGGCGCGATCCTCATCGGCATCGTGGCCGGCAGTGTGCTGTCCATCGCCGCGACCAGGATCGGCGGCCTCACGGCCAAGGACTGGGGCGGTACGCCCCCGGAGCTGAGCGGCGGCGCGGTCGCGATGCCCGACTTCGGCCTCTTCGGCCATGTCGAATTCGGCGGCTGGGGCTCGATCGGCGCGCTGAGCGTCGGCATGATCGTCTTCACCCTGGTGCTGGCCGGCTTCTTCGACGCCATGGCCACCATCATCGGCGTCGGCACCGAGGCCAAGCTGGCCGACGACCAGGGCCGGATGCCGGGCCTGTCGAAGGCGCTGTTCGTGGACGGCGCGGGCGGGGCGATCGGCGGGGTGGCCGGCGCCTCCGGCCAGACCGTGTTCATCGAATCGGCGAGCGGTGTCGGCGAGGGCGCCCGTACCGGCCTGTCGTCCGTCGTCACCGGCCTGCTCTTCGCGGCCTGCCTGTTCTTCACCCCGGTCACCCAGCTCGTACCGGCCCAGGTCGCCTCGGCCGCCCTCGTCGTCATCGGCTCGATGATGATGAGCGCCGCAGGCCACGTGGACTGGCGCGACCGCTCGGTGTCCATCCCGGTCTTCCTGACCGTGGCCCTCATGCCGTTCACCTACAGCATCACCGCAGGTGTGGGCGGGGGCGTCATCGCCTACGTTGCCATTAAGGCGGCACAGGGCAAATGGCGCGAGATCGGCGGCTTCATGTGGGTGCTGGCCGCGATCTTCGTCGTCTACTTCTCGCTCCATCCGATCGAGCAGTGGCTGGGCGTCAAGTAA
- a CDS encoding xanthine dehydrogenase family protein molybdopterin-binding subunit: MADKETRLATAPGRTPTNLTQGGQTKAGIGESTLRPDGTLKVTGEFAYSSDMWHEDMLWGYTLRSTTAHAEIRSIDTSEALATSGVYAVLTYDDLPTEVKNYGLEIQDTPVLAHGKVRHHGEPVALVAADHPETARRAAAKIKIDYAELPVVTDEASATAEGAPLVHENRTDHHIGHVPHPNIVHRQPIIRGNAAEAAKKADVIVSGEYVFGMQDQAFLGPESGLAVPGEDGGVDLYVATQWLHSDLRQIAPVLGLPPEKVRMTLSGVGGAFGGREDLSMQIHACLLALRTGKPVKIVYNRFESFFGHVHRHPARLWYEHGATKDGKLTHLKCRIVLDGGAYASASPAVVGNASSLAVGPYVVDDVDIEAIALYSNNPPCGAMRGFGAVQACFAYEAQMDKVAKKLGMDPVEFRQLNAMEQGTIMPTGQPVDSPAPVAELLRRVKAMPLPPEQQWLTAGAGADVRALPGGLSNTTHGEGVVRGIGYAVGIKNVGFSEGFDDYSTARVRMEVVGGVPVATVHTAMAEVGQGGVTVHAQIARTELGVQQVTIQPADTRVGSAGSTSASRQTYVTGGAVKNTCEHVREQVLDIGRRKFGTYHPAWATAELLLEGGKVVTDGGEVLANLADVLEDEAVDLELEWRHRPTEPFDLHTGQGNGHVQYSFAAHRAVVEVDTELGLVKVIELACAQDVGKALNPLSVVGQIQGGTTQGLGVAVMEEIIVDPKTAKVRNPSFTDYLIPTILDTPTIPVDVLELADEHAPYGLRGIGEAPTLSSTPAVLAAIRNATGLELTKTPVRPEHLTGT, translated from the coding sequence ATGGCAGACAAGGAGACCCGCCTCGCGACGGCTCCGGGCCGTACGCCCACGAACCTCACCCAGGGCGGCCAGACCAAGGCCGGCATCGGTGAGTCCACGCTGCGGCCCGACGGCACCCTCAAGGTGACCGGCGAGTTCGCCTACTCCTCGGACATGTGGCACGAGGACATGCTGTGGGGCTACACCCTGCGCTCCACCACCGCGCACGCCGAGATCAGGTCGATCGACACCTCCGAGGCGCTGGCGACCTCCGGCGTCTACGCCGTCCTGACCTACGACGATCTGCCCACCGAGGTGAAGAACTACGGCCTGGAGATCCAGGACACGCCGGTTCTCGCACACGGCAAGGTGCGCCACCACGGGGAGCCGGTCGCGCTGGTCGCCGCCGACCACCCCGAGACCGCGCGCCGCGCCGCCGCCAAGATCAAGATCGACTACGCCGAGCTGCCGGTCGTCACCGACGAGGCCTCCGCCACCGCCGAGGGCGCCCCGCTGGTCCACGAGAACCGCACCGACCACCACATCGGGCACGTACCGCACCCGAACATCGTCCACCGCCAGCCGATCATCCGCGGCAACGCCGCCGAGGCCGCGAAGAAGGCCGATGTCATCGTCTCGGGCGAGTACGTCTTCGGCATGCAGGACCAGGCCTTCCTCGGCCCGGAGTCCGGCCTCGCGGTACCCGGCGAGGACGGCGGCGTCGACCTGTACGTCGCCACCCAGTGGCTGCACTCCGACCTGCGTCAGATCGCCCCGGTCCTCGGCCTGCCCCCGGAGAAGGTGCGGATGACGCTCTCGGGCGTCGGCGGCGCGTTCGGCGGCCGTGAGGACCTGTCGATGCAGATCCACGCCTGCCTCCTGGCGCTGCGCACCGGCAAGCCCGTCAAGATCGTCTACAACCGGTTCGAGTCCTTCTTCGGGCACGTCCACCGGCACCCGGCCAGGCTCTGGTACGAGCACGGCGCCACCAAGGACGGCAAGCTCACCCACCTCAAGTGCCGCATCGTGCTGGACGGCGGCGCCTACGCCTCTGCCTCCCCGGCCGTCGTCGGCAACGCCTCCTCGCTCGCCGTCGGCCCGTACGTCGTCGACGACGTCGACATCGAGGCCATCGCGCTCTACTCCAACAACCCGCCCTGCGGGGCGATGCGCGGCTTCGGCGCCGTCCAGGCCTGCTTCGCCTACGAGGCGCAGATGGACAAGGTCGCCAAGAAGCTGGGCATGGACCCGGTCGAATTCCGGCAGCTCAACGCCATGGAGCAGGGCACGATCATGCCCACCGGCCAGCCGGTCGACTCCCCGGCCCCGGTCGCCGAACTCCTGCGCCGGGTCAAGGCGATGCCGCTCCCGCCGGAGCAGCAGTGGCTGACGGCCGGGGCGGGTGCCGACGTCCGTGCGCTGCCCGGCGGACTGTCCAACACCACCCACGGCGAGGGCGTGGTCCGCGGCATCGGCTACGCCGTCGGCATCAAGAACGTCGGCTTCTCCGAGGGCTTCGACGACTACTCCACCGCCCGGGTGCGGATGGAGGTCGTCGGCGGGGTGCCGGTCGCCACCGTCCACACCGCGATGGCGGAGGTCGGCCAGGGCGGTGTCACCGTCCACGCCCAGATCGCCCGTACCGAGCTGGGGGTCCAGCAGGTCACCATCCAGCCCGCCGACACCCGGGTCGGCTCGGCCGGATCCACCTCCGCCTCCCGCCAGACCTATGTCACCGGCGGCGCCGTCAAGAACACCTGTGAGCACGTCCGCGAACAGGTCCTCGACATCGGCCGGCGCAAGTTCGGCACGTACCACCCGGCCTGGGCGACCGCCGAACTCCTGCTGGAGGGCGGCAAGGTCGTCACCGACGGCGGCGAGGTGCTGGCCAATCTGGCGGACGTGCTGGAGGACGAGGCGGTCGACCTGGAGCTGGAGTGGCGCCACCGCCCCACCGAGCCCTTCGACCTGCACACCGGCCAGGGCAACGGCCATGTCCAGTACTCCTTCGCGGCCCACCGCGCGGTCGTCGAGGTGGACACCGAACTCGGCCTGGTCAAGGTCATCGAGCTGGCCTGCGCCCAGGACGTCGGCAAGGCACTCAACCCGCTGTCCGTCGTCGGCCAGATCCAGGGAGGGACCACCCAGGGGCTGGGCGTGGCGGTCATGGAGGAGATCATCGTCGACCCCAAGACCGCGAAGGTGCGCAACCCCTCCTTCACGGACTACCTCATCCCCACGATTCTCGACACCCCGACCATCCCGGTCGATGTGCTCGAACTCGCCGACGAGCACGCCCCCTACGGGCTGCGCGGCATCGGCGAGGCCCCCACCCTGTCGTCCACCCCGGCCGTCCTCGCGGCGATCCGGAACGCGACCGGGCTGGAGCTCACCAAGACGCCGGTACGGCCCGAACACCTCACCGGCACCTAG
- a CDS encoding (2Fe-2S)-binding protein — translation MRVTFTVNGRQQEADDVWEGESLLYVLRERMGLPGSKNACEQGECGSCTVRLDGVPVCSCLVAAGQVEGRDVVTVEGLADFAKQRAENGGCASGACGTSIDQAQRWQARPADSHAGEGTELAPIQQAFIDAGAVQCGFCTPGLLVAADELLERNDSPSDADIREALSGNLCRCTGYEKILDAVRLAAARGESRTAGQGA, via the coding sequence GTGCGCGTGACATTCACCGTCAACGGCCGCCAGCAGGAGGCCGACGACGTCTGGGAAGGCGAGAGCCTGCTGTACGTCCTCCGCGAGCGGATGGGCCTGCCCGGCTCCAAGAACGCCTGTGAGCAGGGCGAATGTGGCTCCTGCACGGTCCGTCTGGATGGTGTCCCGGTGTGCTCCTGTCTGGTCGCCGCGGGCCAGGTCGAGGGCCGCGACGTGGTGACCGTCGAGGGCCTGGCGGACTTCGCCAAGCAGCGCGCCGAGAACGGCGGCTGTGCCTCCGGCGCCTGCGGTACGAGCATCGACCAGGCCCAGCGGTGGCAGGCCCGTCCGGCGGATTCGCATGCCGGTGAGGGGACCGAACTCGCCCCGATCCAGCAGGCGTTCATCGACGCGGGCGCGGTCCAGTGCGGCTTTTGCACCCCGGGCCTGCTGGTCGCCGCCGATGAGCTGCTGGAGCGCAACGACTCCCCGTCGGACGCCGACATCCGTGAGGCGCTGTCGGGCAACCTGTGCCGCTGCACGGGCTACGAGAAGATCCTCGACGCGGTCCGGCTGGCGGCCGCCCGCGGCGAGTCCCGTACCGCCGGACAGGGGGCCTGA
- a CDS encoding FAD binding domain-containing protein yields MDFLRPASWEEALAAKAEHPTAVPIAGGTDVMVEINFDHRRPAYLLDLNRIGDLSEWEVGEKTVRLGASVTYTQIMENLRAELPGLALASHTVASPQIRNRGGVGGNLGTASPAGDAHPALLAAGCEVEVESVRGRRMIPIDDFYTGVKRNAMEADELIRSVHLPKADGPQQFSKVGTRNAMVIAVCAFGIALHPTARTVRTGIGSAAPTPVRAREAEDFLAAALEEGGFWESGAPLPPSLAKQFAQLASGACNPIDDVRGSAKYRRHAVGIMARRTLGWTWESYRGKERSAQCA; encoded by the coding sequence ATGGACTTCCTTCGCCCCGCCAGCTGGGAGGAGGCGCTCGCCGCCAAGGCCGAGCACCCGACCGCTGTGCCCATCGCGGGCGGCACGGACGTGATGGTCGAGATCAACTTCGACCACCGCCGCCCCGCGTACCTGCTCGACCTGAACCGCATCGGTGACCTGAGCGAGTGGGAGGTCGGCGAGAAGACCGTGCGCCTGGGTGCCTCCGTCACGTACACGCAGATCATGGAGAACCTGCGGGCCGAACTCCCGGGCCTGGCCCTGGCCTCCCACACGGTGGCCTCCCCGCAGATCCGCAACCGCGGCGGCGTCGGCGGCAACCTCGGCACCGCCTCCCCGGCCGGCGACGCGCACCCCGCGCTGCTCGCGGCCGGCTGCGAGGTCGAGGTGGAATCCGTACGCGGCCGCCGGATGATCCCGATCGACGACTTCTACACCGGCGTCAAGCGCAACGCCATGGAGGCCGACGAGCTGATCCGGTCGGTGCATCTGCCCAAGGCGGACGGCCCGCAGCAGTTCTCCAAGGTGGGCACCCGCAACGCCATGGTCATCGCGGTCTGCGCCTTCGGTATCGCGCTGCACCCCACCGCCCGCACGGTGCGCACCGGCATCGGCTCCGCCGCGCCCACCCCCGTACGGGCGCGGGAGGCCGAGGACTTCCTCGCCGCGGCGCTGGAGGAGGGCGGCTTCTGGGAGTCGGGCGCGCCCCTCCCGCCGTCCCTCGCCAAGCAGTTCGCGCAGCTCGCCTCCGGCGCCTGCAACCCGATCGACGATGTGCGCGGCAGCGCCAAGTACCGCAGGCATGCGGTCGGCATCATGGCGCGCCGCACCCTCGGCTGGACCTGGGAGTCCTACCGGGGCAAGGAGAGGAGCGCACAGTGCGCGTGA